The Phoenix dactylifera cultivar Barhee BC4 chromosome 15, palm_55x_up_171113_PBpolish2nd_filt_p, whole genome shotgun sequence genome contains a region encoding:
- the LOC103719995 gene encoding uncharacterized protein LOC103719995 isoform X3, with amino-acid sequence MARVRSNYVPSKQATLIWISSAFLFYLTFRVAMENSSLPNSGGSESPASIADRRSRLYDKMARDLDENGATFLKGGETSQSLALSDIFVLKDGAVTPVLKAANPPVRANVLYLSREFSTPISDAVREIFLPYFDGVIWFQNASLYHFSMFHASHHLTPVIATENEIEAEASAIKGVADVLCPLKIVLDRVVLTSTGVLLGCWQVLSGSDPTMIRAKLRNALPRAPEKQLYDPVLLHTSFARLLGHPKVQIKEMKKPYDPLQFFDELVAQVNNKIRGFELYQSSGLWKNMMS; translated from the exons ATGGCTAGGGTTCGAAGCAACTACGTACCATCAAAGCAGGCCACCTTGATCTGgatctcctccgccttcctcttCTATCTCACGTTCCGAGTTGCCATGGAAAACTCCTCCTTGCCCAATTCCG GTGGATCAGAATCCCCTGCGTCGATCGCGGATCGGCGTTCGCGTTTGTACGATAAGATGGCGCGGGATTTGGATGAGAACGGCGCGACCTTCCTTAAAGGCGGAGAGACTTCGCAGAGTCTAGCTCTTTCTGATATTTTTGTTCTGAAGGATGGCGCAGTCACTCCGGTACTTAAG GCTGCTAATCCTCCAGTTCGAGCAAATGTGCTTTACCTGAGTAGGGAATTTTCGACGCCTATCTC AGACGCTGTCAGAGAGATCTTTCTTCCCTATTTTGATGGAG TCATCTGGTTTCAAAATGCAAGTCTATATCACTTCAGTATGTTCCATGCCTCCCATCATCTAACACCTGTTATTGCAACTGAAAATGAG ATTGAAGCTGAAGCAAGTGCTATTAAAGGCGTTGCAGACGTTCTTTGCCCCCTGAAGATTGTCTTGGATAGAGTGGTGCTGACGTCAACTGGTGTGCTTCTAGGATGTTGGCAG GTCCTCTCTGGTTCAGATCCTACAATGATTCGTGCAAAATTAAGGAATGCCCTTCCACGTGCACCTGAAAAGCAACTG TATGACCCTGTTTTGCTTCACACTTCCTTTGCGAGACTTCTAGGACACCCGAAAGTCCAAATCAAG GAGATGAAGAAACCATATGACCCACTACAGTTCTTTGATGAGCTTGTTGCACAAGTTAACAATAAGATTCGTGGTTTTGAG